The genomic segment taattgtattttatttttaaaaaaaattaattaatttttgatattttaaattattttgatatactaatgtcaaaaataaattttttaaaaatattatttttatatatttcaagaaaaaatactttgaaaagtaatttttattatattttcaaacaggCCTTAAGCTTTTTCAACCATTCAATGTggttttcatttttctattttaatttcaaaaatttaattgctTGTGATAATTTCTATAAAATCTATGATCTTTAAATAAGATGAAATTACTtgtattttatgaataaattttGTTCAAATAATCTTGATAGCCCCAAATTAAGTATTTGTTGTCataagagaaccaaaaaataaataaaaactttatattgTGTTGTAGACATacctttttataattgaaattctttttatcCTCATGAGTGAATAATTATAATTCGAATTTACTTATgataaatttattatgtttctAGAAgtgtatttgataatttaattgtgtctactaaaattattaacaaatacaTTGTAACCTTGATTATTTTATGTGATTAACACAATATAAGACATAGAGTTTTCAATAAGGCACCACCATTGGTTATAAATATGGACCAACAAATGCATGATAATTGCGTTATTAAGTAGgtgaaaatatattcaatacccacaattaatattttagaattcaagttaaaattattaaatttaatccagCTTATGATCTATTTTAAAACCTGagttatttattaatcaaacttaatttaaatcaatttaaaataaaaaaaatttaagatttttataaaaaaatttaaataatattgttttaaatatattctttcaaaatatctagagaagaaaatatttcaagtgggacaaatctttcaaaatatcaacaagagagaaaatataatatatatatatatatatatatttttaatgaaaagtgTGTGCACGAGAgagattggaaaagaaaagagggaggagAGCATATATTATAATAGTGCCACCACCGTTGCTGCCAGTCACAGTCCCCTGCACATTAACAGCGACATTTGCGCGCGTCATACGTGTCAGCTTTTGCCTCGCACCTGTCTCTTTCACTTTCTCGTTGACCTCACGCTTTACTTTCCACGCGTGTTACCCACGCTCAACGCAGTTAACCCTGGATGAGTTCCCTGTCTGGTCTCTCTTGTACTAGTAGTAGATGCGTAGCCTACGAGTCTGGGACCCACTTGACGATACCCATGTCCCCACCTCTCCCTCCCTCCTTTTTTGCTTCAACTCCGAAACTACCTCATTAACTTGCGCCTCTATCTCGCCATCTTTGCTAAAATACGCCACTTTGTCcattttcaacttaaaaataattatttttttccaaatatacAGGAGACTTTCATAATTACATGGTGGAGATACAGTAAGGTTTAATTTTACAGTCATGAGGTATCTGATTTTTACTTTTAGATAATAATTTAAGAtagagatttttatatttttttaatatttgattaacccAAGAAATTTAATGGCTCCGAACTTGAGTGAAGGTTTTGAGGAACAATTATAATTAAGTGCATTTGATTTATAGTCTAATTTAATTGAAAGGTCGACAAAATTAAGTAATTGGTCAAATTAATGCAAACACTCTTGCTTGCTACGCatgcatgttgttttttttagagaCGTTGCAAAAATGATAACCACATAAATTGCAAGGAACTTAACCATTGAACACCAATTTCTACAATGATACAAGCATTAACTTGGTAGGAAGCATCCAAGATGAAAAGAAATCGGACAAAAGTAGGGTTCTTATCTTTCCTTGTAAGAATTTTTGGGTGCTATCTTACTATCATTTTGTAATGATTTCCGATTGGAAAGTTAGGCACTAAGTAATTTGTCCACCTTGCGGGAAAAATTGACAAACAAGGCAAGGAATGCGGTGGGAAAAGATTATAAAATCCAACAGAAGAATAGTTACTGGTAATAATGAaagcaagaaaaggaaaaggttagacaaatttttgttttcttgaaatttatcttcttcttttttagggtattttggttttgttcatgacaAGTTAACATGGACACTAGCATTCTTGGTGGCTTTACAGATGGGGCAAGTATGGAGACTTGACCCACAAACAGTACACAAGCACAGATGCCTACAAGGCAACAGCAACACACAAGACTCTGCCTTGTTACAGTTCCTGCACAACCAACTACTTGTCCCTGTACCCCTTGGACCTGCACCATTATTGTCCTGCGCCCCATTTGCTAACGTGCACCTCTCCGACACTTTTTCTTCCCAtccatcatcaccatcaccaccattgCTACCACAACATGATTGGGCATCGTCCAATAATGCTGCTGTCTGATCATCTAATCCTGCACCAAGGGTGCGGTCTTCCTTAACCTGTGCTGCAAGGACTTGTTCAAGATTGGAACGTAGAGTATTGGCTGTTGCTTCATTGGATTGTGCTAAGTCTCTCCATATTTGGTTCTCTACGCACAAAGACTTGACTTTCTCTTCGAGGGCCCAATTCAATTTGCctatcttttcaatttcttcttcctttGCTCTTAATCTCTTCATCATCCCTGTCTCTATTGCCTCTATTATCCTCCTTGCTtgcctcctcctcttctcttctatcTCCATCCTTACTTTCtccatctaaaacaaaataacaaaaaaaaaaaaaacatcaatacaaCTTA from the Populus nigra chromosome 9, ddPopNigr1.1, whole genome shotgun sequence genome contains:
- the LOC133702599 gene encoding probable BOI-related E3 ubiquitin-protein ligase 3 — translated: MAVEARHLNLFPPQLISSREITNPIEANTNMYNTQMGYGVPLSGGTTTTTADTLLPMYSSVITDSISHKTPIKSDSGLTYNVPVQRKRPRDSINPLLSYPTLVQSNKTCAPFSFLGQDLSFQIQQQQLDIDCLVSQHMEKVRMEIEEKRRRQARRIIEAIETGMMKRLRAKEEEIEKIGKLNWALEEKVKSLCVENQIWRDLAQSNEATANTLRSNLEQVLAAQVKEDRTLGAGLDDQTAALLDDAQSCCGSNGGDGDDGWEEKVSERCTLANGAQDNNGAGPRGTGTSSWLCRNCNKAESCVLLLPCRHLCLCTVCGSSLHTCPICKATKNASVHVNLS